A genomic stretch from Primulina huaijiensis isolate GDHJ02 chromosome 14, ASM1229523v2, whole genome shotgun sequence includes:
- the LOC140958020 gene encoding uncharacterized protein, producing the protein MQMPSYAKFLKDILANKRKLEDHMTVSLTENCPSLVQNKIPPKLKDPGSFSIPCMIGDVVFHKALCDLGASINFMPLSMFRKLGLGEPKPTRMSLQLADRSVKYPRGVIEDVLVKVDRFIFPADFVVLDMEEDMEMPLILGRPFLATGKALIDVQEWKLRLRVGEEEITFDVFNALKHTLHSDSCYRINAFDAFVSNYVQAALRDPLEATLNTEMREDELDAEKAKIVAYLNANQPWKRPIRMRLEDLGDLRDLLPQKSSLEEPPTLELKPLPPHLKYIYLGENNTLPVIIFAALTDVMEDKLLEVLKAHKSAFAWKVADIKGINPSVCMHKILMEDKYSPLVQPQRRLNPKMQENLKVVLMRCEETNLVLNWEKCHFMVQEGIVLGHKISGHGMEVEKAKVEVIKNLPSPASIKGVRSFLGHAGFYRRFIKDFSKIAKPLSSLLMKDVSFDFNSDCLQAYENLKERLVTAPVLVAPDWDLFLEVMCDASDTAVGALLGQRQNKVFHTIYYIGKTLDEAQLNYATTEKELLALVFVLDKFHAYLVLSKVIIYIDHSALKYLLAKKDAKPRLLLLQEFDLEIKDKKGVENVVADHLSRLELVSNDCVDRAINDWFLDEQLFEMKHCPWYANFDNFLVTGTPPPNLSFHQRKKFFSDVKYYFWEEPYLFKICADAMIRRCVAEEEFGQILNHCHDREVGGHFGPTRTASKVLECGFYWPTLFKDARSYVLACDKCQRTCAIYNRHEMPLNNIIECEVFDVWGIDFMGPFPSSFTKKYILVAVDYVSKWVETEAYATNDAQLEHRPYWATKALNFNFTDAGERRLLQLDQLEEFRNLEYNLALSYKEKTKKAHDKRIIEREFKEGDNVLFYNSRLRLFPEKLKSRWSGPFVISKVYPSGAVELHDGKDGTFTVNAQRLKHYMGTILSLRIPQASRSDFSRQDFFRSSLKLPVTPEAAGHRCSPLTAAIDFR; encoded by the exons atgcaaatgcctagttatgctaaatttttgaaggaCATATTAGCTAATAAGAGGAAGTTGGAGGATCACATGACGGTGAGCTTAACTGAAAATTGCCCTTCTTTGGTGCAAAACAAAATCCCACCGAAACTGAAAGACccagggagtttttctattccttgcatgattggtgatgttgtTTTTCACAAAGCTTTgtgtgatcttggtgcaagtatTAATTTTATGCCTTTGTCTATGTTTAGGAAACTTGGGTTGGGGGAACCTAAGCCAACGAGGATGTCTTTACAGCTGGCAGACAGATCTGTCAAGTATCCACGGGGAGTTATTGAGGATGTGCTAGTGAAAGTAGATAGGTTTATTTTTCCTGCTGATTTCGTGGTGCTCGACATGGAGGAGGATATGGAGATGCCCTTGATTTTGGGGAGACCGTTCCTTGCGACTGGCAAGGCCCTGATTGATGTTCAAGAATGGAAGTTGAGATTGAGAGTGGGTGAGGAAGAGATtacttttgatgtttttaatgcACTTAAGCACACACTGCATTCTGATAGTTGTTATAGAATTAATGCTTTTGATGCTTTTGTGTCTAACTATGTGCAAGCTGCTCTTAGGGACCCTTTGGAGGCCACTCTCAATACTGAAATGCGAGAAGATGAATTGGATGCAGAGAAAGCCAAAATAGTGGCATACCTCAATGCCAACCAGCCATGGAAGAGGCCAATAAGGATGAGATTAGAGGATTTGGGAGATCTAAGAGACTTGCTCCCCCAGAAGTCAAGCCTGGAAGAGCCACCGACGCTTGAGCTCAAACCATTGCCTCCACACCTAAAGTACATATACCTAGGTGAGAATAACACTTTACCTGTCATAATTTTTGCTGCTTTGACAGATGTGATGGAAGACAAACTGTTGGAAGTTTTGAAAGCACACAAGAGTGCTTTTGCGTGGAAGGTGgcggatatcaaaggaatcaaTCCATCAGTCTGCATGCACAAGATCTTGATGGAAGATAAGTACTCACCTCTTGTGCAACCTCAAAGAAGATTAaatccaaagatgcaagag AATTTGAAGGTGGTATTGATGAGATGTGAGGAGACGAATTTGGTGctgaattgggaaaaatgtcattttatGGTACAAGAAGGAATAGTATTGGGGCACAAGATATCAGGACATGGAATGGAGGTGGAAAAGGCAAAAGTTGAAGTTATCAAGAACTTACCATCTCCAGCATCCATTaagggagttagaagttttctaggcCATGCCGGTTTTTATCGgcgttttatcaaagatttttctaaaattgccaAACCTCTATCTTCCTTACTTATGAAAGATGTGTCCTTTGATTTTAATTCTGACTGTTTACAGGCATACGAGAATTTGAAGGAGCGCTTGGTGACGGCTCCTGTCTTGGTGGCACCAGATTGGGATCTATTCTTAGAGGTCATGTGCGATGCCAGTGATACTGCGGTGGGAGCTTTGCTTGGCCAGCGACAAAACAaggtatttcatacaatttacTACATAGGTAAGACCTTAGATGAGGCTCAATTGAATTATGCGACAACTGAAAAGGAATTACTTGCATTAGTATTTGTGCTTGACAAATTTCATGCATATCTTGTTTTGTCCAAAGTCATTATTTACATAGATCACTCGGCACTGAAATATTTACTTGCTaaaaaagatgcaaagccacgcctCTTATTGTTGCAAGAATTTGATTTggaaataaaagataagaaagGTGTTGAGAATGTGGTGGCGGATCATTTGTCTAGACTGGAGCTTGTTAGTAATGACTGTGTAGATCGGGCTATTAATGATTGGTTTCTTGACGAGCAACTGTTTGAGATGAAACATTGTCCGTGGTATGCAAATTTCGATAACTTTCTTGTCACAGGCACACCACCACCAAATCTATCATTTCACCAACGAAAGAAATTCTTCTCTGacgtgaaatattatttttgggaggaaccgtatttgtttaaaatttgtgcaGATGCCATGATAAGAAGGTGTGTCGCAGAGGAAGAGTTTGGTCAAATTCTCAATCACTGCCATGACCGTGAGGTAGGTGGTCACTTTGGACCAACAAGGACGGCATCTAAGGTACTTGAATGCGGCTTTTATTGGCCAACCCTCTTTAAAGATGCTCGTTCTTATGTGCTAGCCTGTGATAAATGCCAGCGGACATGTGCCATCTATAACCGTCATGAAATGCCATTGAATAACATCATTGAGTGTGAGGTTTTTGATGTATGGGGGATAGACTTCATGGGACCGTTTCCCAGCTCGTTCACGAAAAAGTATATTTTGGTGGCGGTTGACTATGTGTCTAAGTGGGTAGAGACAGAAGCATATGCCACTAATGATGCCCAG TTAGAGCATCGACCATACTGGGCAACAAAAGCACTAAACTTTAACTTTACTGATGCAGGTGAACGACGTCTGTTGCAATTGGATCAGTTGGAAGAATTCCGGAATCTGGAATACAATCTCGCATTATCATACAAGGAGAAGACGAAGAAGGCCCATGACAAGCGGATCATTGAGAGGGAATTCAAGGAAGGTGACAATGTCTTATTCTACAACTCCCGATTGCGACTGTTTCCTGAAAAATTGAAGTCACGTTGGTCTGGACCATTCGTGATTTCTAAAGTATACCCGTCGGGAGCCGTGGAACTGCACGATGGAAAGGATGGGACATTTACGGTAAATGCCCAGCGACTGAAGCACTACATGG GTACAATCTTGTCTCTCCGCATTCCCCAAGCGTCAAGAAGCGATTTTTCCCGTCAAGATTTTTTCCGGTCATCTCTTAAACTTCCGGTCACCCCTGAAGCCGCCGGTCACCGCTGCTCTCCTCTGACCGCCGCCATCGATTTCCGATGA